Proteins found in one Ktedonobacterales bacterium genomic segment:
- a CDS encoding CHAT domain-containing protein, with protein sequence MAYLDIDLEIGRGSGREYPLVARSAAGEARVMMRFPFDEFALQGRLKDLQIALLRSANLHRRVLSEEEQAVQDFGRKLFEAVLDGDTLALFDKSRAQAAQEGLAGVRLRLRIQAPELAALPWEYLYDARQGEYVCLSRGTPLVRYPETAQPMQPLKVTPPLRILGMISNPDDLDTLDVSREKERMQQALAKLEEAGLVELTWLAGQTWEDLQEAMWGGPWHIFHFIGHGGFDSRSEEGMLALADEAGKMNLLSATQVGRLLANHSALRLALLNACEGGKSSTRDLFSSAAATLARRGIPAVLAMQYEITDQAAIQLTRTFYRALAHGLPVDAAVTEARTAISMSAAQTLEWGTPVLYLRTSDSLLFDVTEQPMPSQPMRPPEEPVQAAAPETAPAAPAQASEPAKAEQKTPRQQAEEAEQQRRRYEEQLGEAEQAIAQDPADADAYYTKGSSLYALNRHAEALEAFKRAIELHPKFIWAYIGRAYALNGLKHAAEALASAEQAITLIGKDHLFYREVAAAAFRAKGYALVGLRRADDATSAFDYAIELEPNNILAHRGKEAAQALFSPFRDTPLLTYKGHKDSVFTVAWSPDGACIASAGYDKTVQVWEAQSGKTLLGYRRHSSLINALAWSPDGTRIASASADKMVQIGEVASKKALTIYSGHAKEVYAVLWLPDGVRLVSAGNEAKVLIWEAATGKTLLTYKEHSNWVGALACAPDGRRIASGSADGTLHIWDAATGKTLRVYTGHSGTVSALAWSPDGTRIASAGSEQTVQVWEVETGSVLHTYSGHSSWANALAWSPDGSKIASASADVQVWEATTGTLLCAYTGHSDAVRAVVWSPDGARLASGGNDNSVQVWEPA encoded by the coding sequence ATGGCCTACCTTGATATTGATCTGGAGATTGGTCGTGGCAGCGGGCGCGAGTACCCGCTGGTGGCGCGCTCGGCGGCGGGCGAGGCGCGGGTGATGATGCGCTTCCCCTTCGATGAGTTTGCTCTGCAAGGCCGATTGAAGGACTTGCAAATTGCGCTGCTGCGCTCGGCGAATCTGCATCGGCGGGTGCTGTCAGAGGAAGAGCAGGCAGTGCAAGATTTCGGGCGCAAGCTTTTCGAGGCGGTGTTAGACGGGGATACGCTGGCCCTTTTCGACAAGAGCCGGGCGCAGGCGGCGCAGGAAGGGCTGGCGGGGGTGCGGCTGCGGCTGCGCATTCAAGCGCCGGAACTGGCGGCGCTGCCCTGGGAATATCTCTATGACGCGCGCCAGGGTGAGTACGTTTGTCTGTCACGCGGTACGCCGCTGGTGCGCTATCCTGAGACGGCCCAGCCGATGCAGCCGCTGAAGGTAACGCCGCCCCTGCGTATCCTGGGGATGATCTCGAACCCTGACGATCTGGATACGCTGGACGTGAGCCGCGAAAAAGAACGGATGCAGCAGGCGCTGGCGAAACTGGAAGAGGCCGGACTGGTGGAACTGACCTGGCTGGCGGGGCAGACGTGGGAAGACTTGCAGGAAGCGATGTGGGGTGGTCCCTGGCATATCTTTCATTTCATCGGGCATGGCGGCTTTGATTCGCGCAGTGAGGAGGGCATGTTGGCGCTGGCGGACGAGGCGGGCAAGATGAACCTGCTGAGCGCGACGCAGGTGGGTCGCCTGCTGGCGAACCACAGCGCCCTGCGGCTGGCGCTTCTGAATGCCTGCGAGGGCGGCAAGAGCAGCACCCGCGATCTGTTCTCCAGCGCGGCGGCGACACTGGCGCGGCGCGGTATTCCGGCTGTGCTGGCGATGCAGTATGAGATTACGGATCAGGCGGCCATCCAACTGACGCGCACGTTCTATCGGGCGCTGGCGCATGGCTTGCCGGTGGACGCTGCCGTGACGGAAGCGCGAACGGCGATCAGCATGAGCGCCGCGCAGACGCTGGAATGGGGGACGCCGGTTCTGTACCTGCGAACGTCCGACAGCCTGCTTTTTGACGTGACAGAGCAGCCGATGCCGAGCCAGCCGATGCGCCCGCCGGAAGAACCTGTGCAGGCTGCTGCGCCGGAGACCGCGCCAGCCGCGCCAGCGCAGGCGAGCGAGCCAGCCAAAGCCGAGCAGAAAACGCCGCGCCAGCAGGCGGAAGAGGCCGAGCAGCAGCGCAGGCGCTATGAGGAGCAACTGGGGGAGGCGGAGCAGGCTATCGCGCAAGACCCGGCGGACGCCGACGCCTATTATACGAAGGGGTCAAGCCTGTACGCGCTCAATCGTCACGCGGAGGCGTTGGAGGCGTTCAAGCGGGCCATCGAGCTGCACCCGAAGTTTATCTGGGCCTACATTGGCCGGGCCTACGCGCTGAATGGCCTCAAGCACGCTGCTGAGGCGCTGGCCTCGGCGGAACAGGCGATTACGCTGATCGGCAAAGATCACCTGTTCTACCGCGAGGTTGCCGCTGCCGCGTTTCGGGCGAAGGGCTACGCGCTGGTGGGATTGAGGCGCGCCGATGACGCGACGAGCGCGTTTGATTACGCGATTGAGCTTGAGCCAAACAATATTCTGGCGCATCGCGGGAAAGAGGCAGCCCAGGCGCTGTTCAGCCCGTTCAGAGACACGCCGCTGCTCACCTACAAGGGCCATAAAGATTCGGTTTTTACTGTCGCCTGGTCGCCGGATGGCGCGTGCATCGCCTCTGCCGGTTACGATAAGACGGTGCAGGTCTGGGAGGCGCAGAGCGGCAAGACGCTGCTGGGCTATCGCCGCCACAGCAGCCTGATCAACGCGCTGGCGTGGTCGCCCGATGGGACGCGCATCGCTTCGGCCAGCGCCGATAAGATGGTGCAGATCGGAGAAGTGGCGAGCAAGAAGGCGCTGACGATCTATTCCGGCCACGCGAAAGAAGTCTACGCCGTTCTCTGGCTGCCGGATGGCGTTCGATTGGTTTCGGCAGGCAACGAAGCAAAGGTGTTGATCTGGGAAGCAGCGACGGGAAAGACGCTCTTGACCTACAAGGAGCATAGCAATTGGGTGGGGGCGCTGGCCTGCGCGCCCGATGGGAGGCGCATCGCGTCGGGGTCGGCGGATGGCACCCTGCACATTTGGGATGCCGCCACAGGCAAGACGCTGCGCGTCTACACCGGCCACAGCGGTACGGTGTCGGCGCTGGCGTGGTCGCCGGATGGGACACGCATCGCCTCTGCGGGGAGCGAGCAAACGGTGCAGGTGTGGGAGGTGGAGACGGGCAGCGTACTCCACACCTATTCCGGCCACAGCAGTTGGGCTAACGCGCTGGCGTGGTCGCCGGACGGAAGCAAAATCGCTTCGGCCAGCGCCGACGTGCAGGTGTGGGAAGCGACGACGGGAACCCTGCTCTGCGCTTACACCGGCCACAGCGACGCGGTGCGCGCGGTAGTCTGGTCGCCTGATGGAGCGCGTCTTGCGTCCGGGGGGAACGATAACAGCGTGCAGGTCTGGGAGCCTGCCTGA